The Terriglobales bacterium genome contains a region encoding:
- a CDS encoding isoamylase, whose translation MNDPIQGLNTDVDDSEGTVQPADSVRPQRPTWEQAEGSPLPLGVTWMEEEQAFNFAVHAEHAESVTLLLYAPTDLVNPLLAYRFDFLRNKSGRIWHCRIPIVKIRECRYYGYSVSGEAVDNVHSFDPQKVLLDPYARAVFFPFDFDRELAMREGSNAGRAPLGVLTPSRLDFHWTKDRLQHHESDAVIYELHVKGFTKNPNSGVAQSRAGTYAGLIEKIPYLKELGITVVELMPVFQRDPQEGDYWGYMPLNFFSPHAQYASTRDDDQQHLEFEKMVEAFHEAGIGVVLDVVYNHTCEGDHRGPIYSYKGIDSASYYMMSSDPTNPYANYSGTGNTLNFGRGHVRKMVMDSLRYWKQEMHIDGFRFDLASVFSRNADGSLNWGHAPIFAEIAGDPELGQLRLIAEPWDTGAYQLGRGFPGITWLQWNARFRDDVRRFVKGDPGMVPDLMRRIYGSDDLFPDNRADAYHAYQSVNYVTSHDGFTLYDLVSYNQKRNWANGNNNQDGMNDNYSWNCGHEGDEAAPPEVLALRRKQVKNFCCLLMLSNGTPMFRAGDEFLNTQFGNNNPYNQDNETGWLDWSQLRTNQDIFRFFKSMIAFRKSHPSLSRSRFWREDVVWYGTGPMADLSHDSRSLAFCLHGASQNDDDIYVVINAFWEELEFNVQEGRAQEWKRIVDTSLASPDDFSDKGVPLQNATYRVAPRSVVVLLRQRSGHKAAMS comes from the coding sequence GTGAACGATCCTATCCAAGGGTTGAATACCGACGTGGACGATTCTGAGGGCACCGTTCAGCCGGCGGATTCCGTGCGTCCGCAGCGGCCGACATGGGAACAGGCCGAAGGCAGTCCGCTGCCGCTTGGTGTCACATGGATGGAAGAGGAGCAAGCGTTCAACTTCGCGGTTCACGCCGAGCATGCCGAGAGCGTCACACTGTTGCTCTACGCTCCCACAGATTTGGTGAATCCGCTGCTGGCGTACCGTTTCGACTTCCTGAGGAATAAGTCGGGACGAATCTGGCATTGTCGAATACCTATCGTGAAAATTCGTGAGTGTCGTTATTACGGATATTCCGTTTCGGGAGAGGCTGTGGACAACGTTCACAGCTTTGACCCGCAGAAGGTCTTGCTCGATCCCTATGCTCGGGCTGTTTTCTTTCCATTCGATTTTGATCGCGAATTGGCAATGCGGGAAGGATCAAATGCGGGGCGGGCACCGCTCGGTGTGCTCACGCCTTCTCGTCTCGACTTTCACTGGACAAAAGATCGGTTACAGCACCACGAGTCCGACGCAGTCATTTACGAACTTCACGTGAAGGGCTTCACGAAGAATCCCAACTCTGGCGTAGCTCAATCGCGCGCCGGCACGTACGCAGGGCTGATAGAAAAGATCCCCTATCTGAAAGAACTCGGCATCACCGTTGTCGAGTTGATGCCGGTGTTTCAGCGTGATCCACAAGAGGGCGACTACTGGGGCTACATGCCTCTGAACTTCTTCTCACCGCACGCTCAATACGCCAGTACTCGCGATGACGATCAGCAGCATCTTGAATTCGAGAAAATGGTGGAGGCGTTTCACGAGGCGGGCATCGGAGTTGTGCTTGACGTCGTCTACAACCACACCTGCGAAGGAGATCACCGAGGCCCGATCTACAGCTATAAAGGTATCGATAGTGCCAGCTATTACATGATGTCGTCTGACCCGACAAATCCGTACGCGAATTATTCCGGTACGGGAAATACGTTGAATTTTGGCAGAGGACACGTGCGCAAGATGGTCATGGACAGCTTGCGTTATTGGAAGCAAGAGATGCATATTGACGGTTTCCGATTTGATCTGGCATCGGTGTTCAGCCGCAATGCGGACGGATCCCTCAATTGGGGACACGCTCCGATCTTCGCTGAGATTGCCGGCGACCCGGAGTTGGGCCAGCTACGGTTGATCGCGGAGCCCTGGGATACAGGGGCTTATCAACTTGGCCGCGGATTTCCGGGCATAACCTGGCTGCAGTGGAACGCTCGGTTTCGGGACGATGTCCGCCGTTTCGTCAAAGGTGATCCCGGAATGGTTCCGGATCTGATGCGGCGCATTTATGGAAGCGACGATCTTTTCCCCGACAACCGCGCCGACGCATATCACGCCTACCAGAGCGTAAACTACGTGACTTCTCACGACGGCTTTACCCTCTACGATCTCGTCTCGTACAACCAAAAGCGCAATTGGGCGAATGGCAACAACAACCAGGACGGCATGAACGACAACTACAGTTGGAACTGCGGTCACGAAGGCGACGAAGCTGCGCCGCCTGAAGTGCTGGCACTGCGCCGCAAGCAGGTAAAGAATTTCTGCTGCTTACTCATGCTGTCGAACGGGACTCCTATGTTCCGAGCCGGGGATGAGTTCCTCAACACGCAGTTCGGCAACAACAATCCGTATAACCAGGATAACGAAACGGGATGGCTCGATTGGAGCCAGCTTCGGACAAATCAGGACATCTTCCGTTTCTTCAAGAGCATGATTGCGTTCCGCAAAAGTCATCCGTCACTGAGCCGCAGCAGGTTCTGGCGGGAGGATGTTGTCTGGTACGGAACCGGTCCAATGGCAGACTTGTCGCATGACTCGCGAAGTTTGGCGTTCTGCCTGCACGGCGCTTCTCAAAACGATGACGACATCTACGTGGTGATTAATGCGTTCTGGGAAGAGTTGGAATTCAACGTCCAGGAAGGAAGAGCACAGGAGTGGAAACGAATCGTCGATACAAGTCTGGCCAGTCCCGATGATTTCTCGGACAAAGGTGTGCCTCTGCAAAATGCGACCTACAGAGTGGCGCCGAGGTCCGTCGTTGTCTTACTTCGACAGCGCAGCGGGCACAAGGCTGCCATGAGCTGA
- the pgl gene encoding 6-phosphogluconolactonase — translation MKIEVFADEQATAQAAAKAIAAEARSAVAARGRFVLAVSGGRTPWIMLRALANEELLWQSIHVVQVDERVAPLGDADRNLTHLRESLLDHSPIPPEQIHAMPVESPNLGVAAGEYASLLSEIAGSPPTLDLVHLGLGPDGHTASLVPGDPVLNVIDKDVAVTGVYQGRLRMTLTYPIINRARRVLWLATGSEKAGPLVRLREGDPSIPAGRVSQSQAVIFADRAATAGPRVESELLPESSSRASTDHSLVKEPK, via the coding sequence ATGAAGATTGAAGTGTTCGCCGACGAACAAGCCACTGCCCAAGCCGCCGCGAAGGCTATCGCTGCCGAAGCCCGGTCCGCTGTCGCAGCACGCGGTCGCTTCGTGCTGGCCGTCAGCGGCGGTCGTACTCCGTGGATCATGCTGCGTGCCCTGGCCAATGAAGAACTCCTATGGCAGAGCATTCACGTAGTACAGGTCGACGAACGAGTCGCGCCACTGGGAGACGCAGATAGGAATCTCACGCATCTGCGAGAGAGTCTTCTCGATCATTCGCCGATTCCGCCGGAGCAGATTCACGCTATGCCGGTGGAATCGCCCAATCTTGGTGTCGCAGCCGGCGAGTACGCCTCGCTTCTCTCTGAGATCGCCGGCTCACCGCCGACGCTCGATCTTGTTCATCTGGGTCTTGGGCCGGACGGACACACTGCCTCGCTGGTGCCCGGGGATCCGGTACTCAACGTGATCGACAAGGACGTAGCTGTGACCGGCGTCTACCAGGGAAGGCTCCGAATGACCTTGACGTACCCAATCATCAATCGCGCCCGGCGGGTTCTGTGGTTGGCCACCGGCAGCGAAAAGGCTGGCCCGCTCGTCCGTCTGCGCGAGGGCGATCCGTCAATACCGGCGGGAAGGGTCTCCCAATCTCAGGCCGTGATTTTCGCGGATCGCGCGGCCACTGCCGGTCCGCGGGTTGAATCGGAACTCTTGCCGGAGAGCTCCAGCAGGGCCAGCACTGATCATTCACTAGTCAAAGAGCCAAAGTGA
- the zwf gene encoding glucose-6-phosphate dehydrogenase, with amino-acid sequence MTNSHSDAFVFFGATGDLAYKKIFPALQAMLKRGHLDIPVIGVAKAGWTLDQLRARAFDSLEKHGGGADPAAFAKLSSLLRYIDGDYNDPATFQALGKELKGTKRPAHYLAIPPAMFEEVLERLADCECMQGARIIVEKPFGHDLESAQHLNRVLLRKFDESSIYRIDHYLGKRPVHDMVVFRFANAFMEAFWNRNYIESVQITMAEDFGVQGRGAFYDQTGTIRDVIQNHLFQVLCNLAMEAPVRLDSESIRDEKVKVLKAIPALEERNVVRGQFRGYLDEKGVAADSKVETFAALRLEINSWRWQGVPFYIRAGKSLPVTSTEIVCRLRKPPTVIPADVVHSNYLRFRISPEVGIAMGMTVLAPGEKLIGQSAEMFASSPKTTEEMDPYERVLGDAMAGDATLFAREDYVEEAWRIVDPLLKLETPVYPYEAGSWGPNEVERVTPAGGWQNPRVGLEALALVGNAA; translated from the coding sequence ATGACTAATTCCCATTCTGACGCGTTCGTGTTCTTCGGTGCAACCGGCGACCTTGCGTACAAGAAGATCTTTCCCGCGCTGCAGGCGATGCTGAAGCGGGGCCATCTTGATATACCGGTCATCGGCGTTGCCAAGGCCGGTTGGACTCTTGACCAACTTCGTGCGCGCGCTTTCGACAGTCTCGAGAAACATGGAGGAGGAGCCGATCCGGCGGCTTTTGCAAAGCTTTCTTCCTTGCTTCGTTACATCGATGGCGACTACAACGATCCTGCTACTTTTCAAGCGTTGGGCAAGGAGCTAAAAGGAACGAAGCGACCGGCGCACTATCTCGCAATTCCGCCCGCGATGTTCGAAGAGGTGCTCGAAAGACTAGCGGATTGCGAATGCATGCAGGGTGCCCGGATTATCGTCGAGAAGCCCTTCGGCCATGATCTGGAATCCGCACAGCACCTTAACCGAGTTCTTCTGCGCAAGTTCGACGAATCATCGATCTATCGGATTGACCACTACCTGGGTAAGCGTCCGGTGCACGACATGGTCGTTTTTCGTTTCGCAAACGCATTCATGGAGGCGTTCTGGAATCGCAATTACATTGAAAGCGTACAGATCACGATGGCTGAAGACTTTGGCGTGCAAGGCCGCGGCGCTTTTTACGACCAGACTGGCACGATCCGCGACGTCATCCAGAATCATCTGTTTCAGGTTCTCTGCAACCTCGCCATGGAAGCACCCGTGCGGTTGGACAGCGAATCGATTCGAGACGAGAAGGTCAAGGTCCTGAAGGCAATTCCCGCGCTGGAAGAAAGGAACGTTGTGCGCGGGCAGTTCCGCGGTTACCTCGACGAGAAAGGAGTGGCGGCGGATTCGAAAGTGGAGACGTTTGCTGCGCTTCGACTGGAGATCAACTCCTGGCGCTGGCAAGGAGTTCCGTTCTACATCCGGGCAGGGAAGTCTCTGCCGGTTACTTCTACGGAAATTGTCTGCAGGCTGCGGAAGCCGCCCACCGTCATCCCCGCAGACGTAGTTCATTCGAACTATCTCCGGTTCCGAATCAGTCCCGAAGTAGGAATCGCGATGGGAATGACAGTGCTGGCTCCGGGCGAGAAGCTGATAGGCCAGTCAGCGGAGATGTTCGCAAGCAGCCCAAAGACCACGGAAGAAATGGATCCTTACGAACGTGTGCTGGGCGACGCCATGGCCGGCGACGCCACGCTGTTTGCGCGCGAAGACTATGTGGAAGAAGCCTGGCGAATTGTCGATCCGCTCTTGAAGCTGGAGACCCCAGTTTACCCATATGAAGCTGGGAGCTGGGGCCCAAATGAAGTGGAACGCGTCACACCAGCCGGGGGCTGGCAAAACCCGCGTGTCGGACTCGAGGCGCTAGCTCTTGTCGGCAACGCTGCCTGA
- the gnd gene encoding decarboxylating 6-phosphogluconate dehydrogenase gives MELGMIGLGRMGANMVRRLINKGHRCVVFDRSPEVVGELVKDKAVGAESLADLVKKLERPRAVWLMVPAAVVDKTIADLLPHLEPGDSLIDGGNSYYVDDIRRAKELAPKRIHYVDVGTSGGVWGLERGYCMMIGGEKDVVQRLDPIFSALAPGMGDISRTPGRSNNDGTAEQGYLHCGQNGAGHFVKMVHNGIEYGVMAAYAEGLGILRSANVGKRASDAIDAETTPLRNPEEYQYDLNLRDIAELWRRGSVIASWLLDLTASALQEDKDLSKFAGRVSDSGEGRWTIKAAIDEAVPAPVLTTALYERFTSRGEAGFANKLLSAMRYQFGGHLEKSDDKSKVA, from the coding sequence ATGGAACTTGGAATGATCGGTCTTGGAAGAATGGGCGCCAACATGGTGCGGCGACTTATTAACAAAGGTCACCGCTGCGTGGTCTTCGACAGGTCGCCTGAAGTTGTGGGCGAATTAGTTAAAGACAAGGCAGTCGGCGCTGAATCGCTCGCAGATCTGGTGAAGAAGCTCGAGCGGCCGCGAGCTGTTTGGTTAATGGTTCCGGCCGCAGTTGTCGACAAGACTATCGCCGATCTACTGCCTCACCTCGAGCCCGGTGACTCCCTCATTGACGGAGGCAACTCGTATTACGTGGACGACATACGGCGCGCCAAAGAGCTTGCGCCAAAACGGATTCACTACGTCGATGTGGGCACCAGCGGAGGCGTGTGGGGACTCGAACGGGGCTACTGCATGATGATCGGAGGCGAAAAAGATGTGGTCCAGCGGCTTGATCCAATCTTCTCCGCGCTCGCACCTGGAATGGGCGACATTTCTCGCACACCCGGCCGGTCAAACAATGATGGCACAGCCGAGCAGGGTTATCTGCACTGCGGTCAAAACGGCGCCGGCCATTTCGTCAAGATGGTCCATAACGGGATCGAGTACGGAGTAATGGCTGCGTACGCCGAAGGATTGGGAATCCTGCGCTCGGCTAACGTCGGCAAGCGGGCGAGCGACGCTATCGACGCCGAGACTACGCCGTTACGCAACCCCGAAGAATATCAATACGACTTGAACCTGCGCGATATTGCGGAGCTGTGGCGTCGTGGAAGCGTAATCGCTTCGTGGCTGCTCGACCTGACGGCCTCCGCTCTGCAGGAAGACAAGGACCTCTCGAAGTTTGCGGGACGAGTATCCGACTCCGGCGAAGGTCGGTGGACGATCAAAGCCGCCATCGACGAAGCCGTACCAGCACCGGTTCTAACCACCGCTCTGTATGAGCGATTCACTTCGCGAGGCGAGGCTGGCTTCGCCAATAAGCTCTTGTCTGCAATGCGGTATCAGTTTGGCGGACATCTAGAGAAGTCTGACGACAAGTCCAAGGTGGCCTGA
- the rpe gene encoding ribulose-phosphate 3-epimerase: MERETVKLAPSILAADFARLGEQVAEAEKAGADRIHIDVMDGHFVPNLSMGAPIVQSLRRVTRLPLETHLMISDPDLFLEEFVQAGSDSFLVHWEGNNNLHRTVARIKELGKPAGVVINPATPAVVLEEILPDVDLVVVMTVNPGFGHQHFLRSTLPKIEQVHRMIERMNVRAELEVDGGVDAITAPLAAAAGANVFVAGSSIFGERAGVTAAMDQLCRSVLSSSNAVLA; encoded by the coding sequence ATGGAAAGAGAGACTGTGAAACTAGCCCCGTCAATTCTTGCCGCCGACTTCGCTCGCTTGGGTGAGCAGGTAGCGGAGGCGGAGAAGGCTGGGGCCGACAGGATTCACATCGATGTGATGGACGGGCACTTCGTGCCAAATCTGTCGATGGGAGCGCCAATTGTGCAGTCGCTGAGGCGTGTAACTCGTCTTCCTCTCGAGACACACTTAATGATCTCGGATCCGGATTTGTTTCTTGAAGAGTTTGTTCAGGCCGGATCCGATTCTTTTCTTGTCCACTGGGAAGGTAACAACAACCTGCATAGGACCGTCGCGCGGATCAAGGAACTGGGCAAACCCGCGGGAGTGGTCATCAATCCTGCAACTCCCGCTGTGGTGCTGGAAGAGATTCTGCCGGACGTGGATCTAGTCGTCGTCATGACAGTGAATCCTGGCTTCGGTCATCAGCATTTCCTTCGTAGCACGTTGCCGAAGATCGAACAGGTCCATCGGATGATCGAACGCATGAACGTTCGGGCTGAGTTGGAGGTCGACGGTGGCGTAGATGCAATCACTGCACCCTTGGCCGCTGCGGCAGGAGCCAATGTGTTTGTCGCGGGATCATCGATTTTCGGCGAGAGAGCTGGCGTGACCGCCGCTATGGATCAGCTCTGTAGAAGTGTCCTATCCAGCAGCAACGCGGTTCTAGCTTAA
- a CDS encoding DUF2090 domain-containing protein gives MTTLGFDKPLYVLPFDHRGSFQKKMFGWDGTLSPQQTAEIAAAKRVIYDAFTAAVNAGVPKSKAGILVDEQFGAAILRDAKAEGYSTSCPAEKSGQDEFDFEYGEEFAKHIEAFRPTFCKVLVRYNPEGDRTLNQKQAARLKCLSEYLHSDKSPSRFMFELLVPAEKAQLERVKGDKKAYDLELRPRLMAETIEELQDAGVEPDVWKIEGLERRQDCERIVASARREGRNRVGCIILGRGEDDRRVREWLTTASGVPGFIGFAVGRTSFWDPLVDWRGKKITRDAAVAEIARRYQEFVEIFETSDKAVPA, from the coding sequence ATGACAACTCTCGGCTTTGATAAACCGCTATACGTTCTGCCCTTCGATCATCGGGGCTCGTTCCAGAAGAAGATGTTTGGATGGGATGGGACCTTGAGCCCCCAACAAACGGCCGAGATCGCTGCCGCGAAGCGGGTGATCTACGACGCCTTCACCGCCGCAGTTAACGCCGGCGTTCCCAAAAGTAAAGCGGGAATTCTGGTCGACGAACAGTTCGGCGCTGCAATTCTGCGCGATGCAAAAGCAGAAGGATACTCAACTTCCTGTCCAGCGGAGAAGAGTGGACAGGATGAGTTCGACTTCGAATACGGAGAAGAGTTCGCCAAGCACATTGAAGCGTTTCGTCCAACCTTCTGTAAGGTTCTCGTTCGCTACAACCCGGAGGGAGATCGCACTCTTAATCAAAAGCAAGCGGCTCGACTGAAGTGCTTATCGGAATATCTCCATAGCGACAAAAGTCCCAGCCGTTTCATGTTCGAACTACTCGTGCCAGCGGAGAAGGCTCAGCTGGAGCGCGTCAAAGGAGATAAGAAGGCCTACGATCTGGAGCTTCGTCCGCGACTGATGGCCGAGACTATCGAGGAGCTGCAGGATGCCGGTGTCGAGCCGGACGTCTGGAAGATCGAAGGGCTCGAGCGGCGGCAAGATTGCGAGAGGATCGTGGCCTCCGCGCGTCGGGAAGGCCGAAACCGCGTCGGCTGCATCATCCTCGGACGCGGCGAAGACGATCGGAGAGTCCGCGAATGGCTCACGACTGCATCCGGCGTGCCGGGCTTCATTGGCTTTGCTGTCGGCCGGACCAGCTTCTGGGATCCGCTAGTTGACTGGCGCGGCAAGAAGATTACGCGAGATGCAGCGGTGGCCGAGATTGCCCGCCGCTATCAGGAGTTCGTGGAGATCTTCGAAACCAGTGACAAGGCCGTTCCCGCTTAA
- the pgi gene encoding glucose-6-phosphate isomerase produces MAANPQPLAKKRSIKQSAWKALESHYEKVSKLHLRELFADDPKRGTRLTAEAVGLYLDYSKNRVTDQTLKLLIQLAEECGLRERIDAMFRGEKINVTEKRAVLHTALRAPRNASIVVDGENVVPKVHAVLDRMADFANRLRSGEWKGHTGKRIRNVINVGIGGSDLGPVMAYEALKHYSDRAMTFRFVSNIDGTDFAEAVRDLDPSETLFIISSKTFTTLETMTNAQTARAWSLSGLGNDEKSVAKHFVAVSTNTREVAKFGIDTANMFEFWDWVGGRYSMSSAIGLSTMVAIGPDNFRAMLTGLHQMDEHFRTAPFERNLPVIMGLLGVWYNDFFGAQTVAVLPYEQYLKRFPAYLQQLTMESNGKHVTVDGNRVARDTGPIYWGEPGTNGQHSFYQLIHQGTRLIPCDFIAFSKPLNPLGRHHDMLIANVCAQAEALAFGKTAEQVAAEGTPDWLVPHRVFEGNRPSNTILVDRLTPETLGKLVALYEHSTFTQGAIWNIDSFDQWGVELGKVLAQRIIPELESKEEPKLAHDSSTNNLISYYRKSKETA; encoded by the coding sequence GTGGCAGCAAATCCTCAACCGCTGGCAAAAAAACGATCGATCAAACAGTCGGCGTGGAAAGCGCTCGAATCACACTACGAGAAGGTTTCGAAACTACACCTGAGAGAACTCTTCGCGGATGATCCCAAGCGCGGCACACGTTTGACAGCCGAGGCTGTCGGCCTCTATCTGGACTACTCAAAGAATCGCGTAACGGATCAAACGCTCAAGCTGCTGATCCAACTCGCCGAAGAATGTGGATTGCGGGAACGAATCGACGCGATGTTTCGTGGCGAGAAAATCAACGTCACTGAGAAGAGAGCAGTCTTGCACACTGCGCTCCGCGCTCCGCGCAACGCTTCCATCGTCGTCGATGGTGAGAACGTTGTGCCCAAGGTGCACGCTGTGCTCGATCGCATGGCGGATTTCGCAAACAGGCTGCGCAGCGGCGAATGGAAGGGACATACCGGCAAGCGCATTCGTAACGTAATCAATGTTGGCATCGGCGGTTCCGATTTGGGCCCGGTCATGGCGTATGAGGCGCTAAAACATTACAGCGATCGAGCCATGACGTTCCGTTTTGTGTCCAACATCGACGGCACGGATTTTGCAGAGGCCGTCCGCGATCTTGATCCATCGGAAACGCTCTTTATCATCTCTTCGAAAACGTTCACGACTCTGGAGACTATGACGAACGCCCAGACGGCTCGCGCCTGGTCGCTATCCGGATTGGGGAATGACGAAAAGTCAGTCGCGAAGCATTTTGTGGCGGTTTCAACGAACACAAGGGAAGTTGCGAAGTTCGGTATCGATACCGCCAACATGTTCGAGTTCTGGGACTGGGTTGGCGGTCGCTATTCCATGTCGTCGGCAATTGGGCTCTCGACCATGGTCGCTATCGGCCCGGATAACTTCCGAGCGATGCTGACTGGTCTGCACCAGATGGACGAGCACTTCCGGACCGCGCCATTCGAACGCAACCTTCCCGTCATCATGGGTCTCCTAGGGGTCTGGTACAACGACTTCTTTGGCGCGCAGACCGTAGCGGTGTTGCCTTACGAGCAATATCTGAAACGCTTCCCAGCCTACCTCCAGCAATTGACGATGGAGAGCAATGGCAAGCACGTCACCGTCGACGGGAACAGGGTAGCTCGCGACACGGGCCCCATCTACTGGGGCGAGCCGGGAACTAACGGTCAACACTCTTTCTACCAACTGATTCACCAAGGAACCAGGCTCATCCCGTGCGACTTCATTGCTTTTTCCAAACCGCTCAATCCGCTCGGTCGGCACCATGACATGCTGATCGCCAACGTGTGCGCGCAGGCTGAGGCGCTGGCTTTCGGCAAGACCGCCGAGCAGGTCGCGGCTGAAGGCACTCCCGACTGGCTTGTGCCCCACCGTGTGTTCGAGGGCAATCGTCCATCGAACACGATCCTTGTGGATCGGCTGACACCAGAAACTTTGGGCAAGCTCGTTGCTTTATACGAACACTCCACCTTCACCCAGGGTGCAATTTGGAACATCGATTCCTTCGACCAGTGGGGTGTCGAGCTGGGGAAAGTTCTCGCGCAACGCATAATCCCAGAACTCGAGAGCAAGGAAGAACCGAAGCTCGCCCACGACAGCTCAACCAACAACTTGATCAGCTATTACCGAAAATCCAAGGAGACCGCATGA
- the glk gene encoding glucokinase, whose amino-acid sequence MLIAGDIGGTKTDLAIYSSESGPHTPLAETEVRSADYPSLQALVMEFLDRVKMPVDVASFDVAGPVINGQVKITNLPWTMDESTLAKDLNLKSVHLLNDLEAVALSVPTLRVQDLLTINKGEPVSNGPIAIIAPGTGLGESFLTWDSSRYVAHVSEGGHSDFAPTDRRQMRLLAYLLPRFGHVGVERVCSGIGVPNIYEFLRDEEKIPEQPEVAQLIASAKDHTKAILGAALDPQLSSELCRATVEMLVSILASEAGNLALKVLATGGVYLAGGIAVHLSDALKHPRFMQAFSRKGRFKNLMEQIPIHVITIRAALLGAATFGLESLKSIRNGA is encoded by the coding sequence ATGTTAATTGCGGGCGATATCGGCGGTACAAAAACAGACCTGGCAATCTACTCGAGCGAATCGGGGCCGCACACACCTTTGGCTGAGACAGAAGTTCGCAGCGCCGACTATCCCAGCCTGCAGGCCCTCGTCATGGAGTTTCTCGATCGCGTGAAGATGCCGGTTGACGTAGCCTCCTTTGACGTCGCCGGTCCTGTGATCAACGGCCAGGTCAAAATCACCAACTTGCCGTGGACGATGGATGAAAGCACGCTGGCCAAGGACCTGAATCTGAAATCCGTCCACCTGTTGAACGATCTGGAGGCGGTCGCGCTCTCGGTCCCGACTTTACGTGTACAGGACTTGCTCACAATAAATAAAGGAGAGCCGGTTTCGAATGGTCCTATCGCGATCATCGCGCCAGGGACGGGTTTGGGTGAATCGTTCCTGACTTGGGATAGCTCGCGGTACGTTGCCCATGTATCTGAGGGTGGTCACTCAGATTTTGCGCCGACAGACCGGCGGCAAATGCGTCTGCTGGCGTACTTGCTTCCGCGTTTCGGTCATGTAGGTGTTGAACGCGTCTGTTCTGGAATCGGCGTTCCCAACATTTATGAATTTCTGCGCGACGAGGAGAAGATACCGGAACAGCCTGAAGTCGCTCAACTGATTGCCTCGGCAAAAGATCACACGAAAGCAATCCTGGGCGCTGCCCTTGACCCGCAACTGTCAAGCGAGTTGTGTCGGGCCACGGTTGAAATGCTGGTTTCGATTCTGGCAAGCGAAGCCGGCAATCTCGCCCTGAAAGTTCTTGCCACAGGTGGTGTCTACCTGGCTGGGGGCATAGCGGTGCACTTGTCGGACGCGCTAAAGCATCCGCGGTTTATGCAAGCCTTCAGCAGAAAGGGCCGCTTCAAAAATCTAATGGAACAAATTCCCATTCACGTCATCACTATACGTGCGGCACTCCTCGGAGCTGCCACATTTGGGCTCGAGAGCCTGAAGAGCATCAGAAATGGCGCATGA